Proteins encoded together in one Felis catus isolate Fca126 chromosome B3, F.catus_Fca126_mat1.0, whole genome shotgun sequence window:
- the LOC101085725 gene encoding LOW QUALITY PROTEIN: 60S ribosomal protein L28-like (The sequence of the model RefSeq protein was modified relative to this genomic sequence to represent the inferred CDS: inserted 2 bases in 1 codon; deleted 1 base in 1 codon) produces the protein MSAHLQWMVMQNRSSFLIKGNKQMYNPLPNNLKARNSFFYDGMINHKTXGVEPAAANCKGVVVVIRQRSGQQKPATSYMQTNKNAQATLSSIRHKKNKNIAAIHRTSAILRSQKPVMVKRRHASTTKSS, from the exons ATGTCGGCCCACCTGCAATGGATGGTCATGCAGAACCGCTCCAGCTTCCTGATCAAGGGCAACAAGCAGATGTACAACCCTTTGCCCAATAACCTGAAGGCACGCAACTCGTTCTTCTATGATGGGATGATTAACCACAAGAC GGGCGTGGAGCCCGCAGCC GCCAACTGCAAAGGGGTGGTTGTGGTCATTAGGCAGAGATCGGGCCAGCAAAAACCTGCCACCTCCTACATGCAGACCAACAAGAATGCCCAGGCCACTCTCAGCAGCATCCGTCACAAGAAGAACAAGAACATTGCTGCTATTCACAGAACCAGCGCCATCCTGCGCAGCCAGAAGCCTGTGATGGTGAAAAGGAGGCACGCCAGCACCACCAAAAGTTCCTGA